Genomic segment of Candidatus Liberimonas magnetica:
TTATTTATAATACAATCAGCTACTGCCACGGTTAATACTGAATCGTCTGTAAAGTCACATCCGGGGCTAAAGAGCGGAAAATCTTTAGTCTTAATGTTATTAAATTCATATTTTGAACCGATAATATCACCAGCTATTGCACCTATCATTTATTCCTTTTCATTAGTTTTGAGTTCAGCACTTATTTAATTACAATTTATAGATTATTTAAAAGCCTATTTTAAATTATATCCCAAAAGTTAACTTTGCTGAAAGGTTTGTAATATGTCCGTGTTTGTTTCTAATATTCTATCCTGTATGTAGCATTTATGTGCGATTAGTAATGCTTCCGTAAGTGCCACACTTCTTACATTTATCACCTTCAAAATTTTGATTAGGGCAATCCTTAATTTTACATCCTTCGGCACCGCAGTGTAAACATTTGAAAATTAATTGCCCACAAAAACCTCCATCAGATTTCCTTTTGTCACAGTATTTACTCATAAACAACCTCCTTGGTTTTAGAATCTCGTGTCATCTAACTAGCTTCACTAACTTACAATTGACTTTTCTATAATCGCGACAAAGTATCGTGTCTAAATATTCCTTTTTAATATCGCATTATCAAACAAGTTTCCAATCTTTTAATTTAACCCTTATTTTATTAAATTTTTTGTAACGACGTTGCTTATTTAATTTGTTTGCCCTTGAGTCTTTACTATATATTTGTCTAAATAAAGCTTCCAATTCATGAATTTCATCTTTGTATATGTTTTCATGTACTTCGAAAATAGTGAAGTGCGTCCATTGTTTATGTTTCTTCTTAGAATGTTTTCTAATCCTGCCGAGCACCCCTGCTTTTTCCCCAGCAGAAAGACCAATATAAACAACATTGTAAACACCATGTCCCTTATCTTCCTTTAAAAGAGCATAAATACCCTTTGTATTGCGGGGGATCTTATTAATATCTTCTTGTGGTCTGAATTCATCCCAGCGCTTTATAAACCTACATGTGGACATTTGAATTTTCTCCTTTTACGAAAGAAATAGGGGACTGAGTCATGCAATTCGGTATTCGTTTTCTCCCTTCTTGACATATTGTATCTTTATTCTAAATTATTGACGTGTAGACATACCCCATTCACTTCGATATTTCAACATTTACAGCTAGAGCAATATCTAAAATATGTTTTCTCAAATACCCTTGATCAGCAAAATCAGTTTGATCTTTCCCCGAAAAAGTGGACACAAGGAATGGTTAGGCTGCTTGTGTTAGGCCCTGCAGTTCTTCAAACCGGGCAGGGGATTTATAACCCAGCGTAGAATGCCTGCGGAACCTATTGTAGAACATTTCAATGTACTCAAACAAGCTCGTCTTTGCCTCCTCTCTTGTCCTGTAACGCTCAAAATATACCAACTCCGTCTTTAACGTATGAAAAAACGACTCTGCACAAGCATTGTCATAACAATTACCAGCTCCGCTCATGCTTTGCAGAAAACTCCTTGCTGAAAGCCTCTTCCTGAACTCATAACTCGCATACTGGCTGCCTCTATCCGAATGAAATATAAGCCCAGCCATGGGATTCCTGTTTATACATGCCATTTCAAACGCTTTTATTACCA
This window contains:
- a CDS encoding GIY-YIG nuclease family protein, yielding MSTCRFIKRWDEFRPQEDINKIPRNTKGIYALLKEDKGHGVYNVVYIGLSAGEKAGVLGRIRKHSKKKHKQWTHFTIFEVHENIYKDEIHELEALFRQIYSKDSRANKLNKQRRYKKFNKIRVKLKDWKLV